The Clostridium beijerinckii genomic sequence AATAATTCTAAATAGTAATAGATAATTCTTCGCACTTCAATTAAGGAGTAAAAAATATAGCTTATTGCTGAGTATATTAAGAAAAAGAATTATTATGAAAAGTTTAAAACTTAGTGAAATGTAACGATAATAATTGTATAAAAAGTAGATAAATGCTAATTAGGATAATAATCTATGGAAGTTTAACAATATTACATTAACAATAAACGTTAGATAATCAAAATAAAGTTTTTATTTAAAAGTACGATAAATTTAATGTTAAATTTAATATTGAATTGGCAAAGCAGTTGAAAAACTGTGACGCAAAGCTAGAGGGCCTTTTCCTTTTGAAAGGATGGCAGCCAGTTGCAAGTCTTTGCCTATTTGAAATGAATAGGAGGAAAATGAAATGAATGACAAAATTTTAATTTGTGATGATGCTAGATTTATGAGAGTTACTTTAAAGAATTCCTTAGAAAAAGAGGGATATCAAGTAGTTGATGAGGCAGAAAATGGAGAAGTGTTGATTGAAAAATATAAGAAATTAAATCCTGATTTAATACTAATGGATATTACAATGCCTGTAATGGATGGAATTAGTGCACTATCATCAATTATGGAGATTAATCCCAATGCAAAGGTGATTATATGTTCTGCGATGGGACAAGGAGATATCGTTATCAAAGCGATAAAAACTGGAGCCAAAGATTTCATTGTTAAACCATTTAGAAATGAAAGATTAATACAATCAGTCAGAAGAGTTTTGGAAAACTGATTTCCCAATGTACATATTTAAGGTAAATATCACGCTAACGTATCACATTGTTTATAAATAAGAGTGTGATTTTTTATTATGTAATGCAAAAGATTTGAAAAAACTAGTATAGAGCATACTAGTTTTTTTCGGTTAAATTAGCTCACATGCTGCCTAATATTTTGAGTTTATTGGGACAGATTTATATCGTTTAATACTATTAATTTATCCGTTATTTTCTTTTAACAATATATTAAGAAATGATTAAGATGTTTGACAAAGAACTGACAAGAAAAAATAATAGTATATTCATAAGGAAGGGAGTTTGATATTTATGTTAAGAGAAATTGAAGAATTAAAAATTAAAGATAAAATTACAATAGAAGACAAACAAATGCTTAGAAAAGCACTA encodes the following:
- a CDS encoding response regulator — its product is MNDKILICDDARFMRVTLKNSLEKEGYQVVDEAENGEVLIEKYKKLNPDLILMDITMPVMDGISALSSIMEINPNAKVIICSAMGQGDIVIKAIKTGAKDFIVKPFRNERLIQSVRRVLEN